From a region of the Impatiens glandulifera chromosome 4, dImpGla2.1, whole genome shotgun sequence genome:
- the LOC124934466 gene encoding geraniol 8-hydroxylase-like: MFLYLVLLPVTLILLHLLQVRRGRRLPPGPFPLPVIGNLLNLGNKPHQSLAKLAETYGPIMSLKLGQMTTIVISSPLLAQEVLQKQDISFSNRFTPDAIRACDEHKLSVVWLPVNDLWRSLRKLAHTHILSARVLDSNQHIRRRKVEELLSYVQKCCHEGVHVDIGRAAFKTAMNVLSNTLFSTDLVDFGGDEAQDFKDLVWNIMLEAGKPNMVDHFSALRGIDPQRIRRRMSLYFSKLLGLIGGLIDKKILTGTNLLREVDAIDSLLKISDLDRKLIEHLCMDIFIGGTDTSSSTIEWAMSELLRNPTSLQNAKDELERVVGAGKQVEESDIAELPYLQAVIKETLRMHPPIPFLIPRQVHKEVELSGYTIPTGAQVLVNVWAIGRNPDHWKSPMEFKPERFIDSKIDVRGQDFELVPFGGGRRVCIGLSLAMRVIPTVLGSLINSFHWKTVGGELLQPKDLDNEEKFGFTLQRANPLLVIPIPI, translated from the exons atgtttttgtatttGGTTCTTCTCCCTGTAACTTTAatcctcctccacctcctccaAGTCCGGCGAGGCCGACGTCTCCCGCCGGGCCCCTTTCCTTTGCCGGTCATCGGAAACCTCCTTAACTTGGGCAACAAGCCTCACCAGTCGTTGGCGAAGTTGGCAGAAACCTATGGTCCGATAATGTCGTTGAAATTAGGTCAAATGACTACTATAGTAATTTCATCTCCACTCCTGGCACAAGAAGTTCTTCAAAAACAAGACATTTCCTTTTCCAACAGATTCACACCTGACGCCATTCGCGCATGCGATGAACACAAACTCTCGGTCGTTTGGCTACCCGTAAATGACCTTTGGAGGAGCCTACGAAAGCTTGCTCACACCCATATATTATCCGCCCGAGTACTTGATTCCAATCAGCACATCCGACGGAGAAAAGTGGAGGAGCTTTTATCCTATGTTCAGAAATGCTGCCATGAAGGCGTGCATGTGGACATAGGTCGGGCAGCATTCAAGACGGCGATGAATGTGCTGTCCAACACTCTTTTCTCTACTGACTTGGTCGATTTCGGAGGCGACGAGGCTCAAGACTTCAAGGACTTGGTTTGGAACATTATGTTAGAGGCCGGAAAACCAAATATGGTTGACCATTTCTCGGCCCTACGTGGCATTGATCCGCAGAGAATACGTCGACGTATGTCGTTGTATTTCTCCAAGTTGTTGGGTTTGATCGGCGGACTTATTGACAAGAAGATCTTGACGGGAACTAATTTATTGAGAGAGGTTGACGCGATAGACTCGCTTCTTAAGATTTCTGATCTCGATCGAAAACTAATCGAGCACTTGTGTATG GATATATTTATCGGCGGAACAGACACTTCATCGAGCACAATTGAATGGGCAATGTCGGAATTATTGCGAAACCCAACGTCTTTGCAAAATGCAAAAGATGAGCTTGAACGAGTAGTTGGTGCAGGGAAGCAAGTAGAAGAGTCTGATATTGCCGAATTACCATATTTGCAAGCGgttataaaagaaactctaagAATGCATCCACCAATCCCATTTCTTATCCCTCGTCAAGTTCATAAAGAAGTTGAACTGAGTGGGTACACCATACCAACTGGAGCGCAAGTATTGGTGAACGTGTGGGCGATAGGTCGCAACCCTGATCATTGGAAAAGTCCAATGGAGTTTAAACCCGAGAGGTTTATTGATTCCAAGATTGATGTGCGTGGTCAAGACTTTGAATTGGTTCCTTTTGGAGGTGGACGGAGGGTTTGCATCGGATTGTCCCTAGCAATGAGAGTCATCCCAACAGTGTTGGGCTCTTTGATTAATTCATTTCATTGGAAGACTGTGGGAGGAGAGCTGCTTCAACCAAAAGATTTGGACAATGAAGAGAAATTTGGCTTCACTTTGCAAAGGGCTAATCCCCTCTTAGTCATCCCAATTCCAATATAG
- the LOC124936389 gene encoding pentatricopeptide repeat-containing protein DOT4, chloroplastic, giving the protein MATVMTTNVCISIVQPSSSYFNHQNASISFSRTSKISRTSLKSRQISSILSQSTCQQLKNYNSEIIESCNATNLKTAMDSLHRAEKSEIELETYCSILQLCADMNSLDNGRKVHYHIDYQGMNLTGILGSKLVFMYVKCGDLREGRRILDLIDSKNVFLWNLLMNEYAKSGYYTESLVLYRRMLEIGIEPDSYTFTCVFKCFAFLGYVLEGQIAHGLLLKKKFGSYNMVSNSIIAFYFKTGRIESACKVFDEMSNRDVVTWNSMISGYVTNNLPYEGLKIFNQMFSVGIEIDLATMINALAACADVGLCSFGSVLHCYGVKTGIIQDTLFCNSLLDMYSKSGETDNAIRVFEGIGERCVVSWTSMIAGYAREGLSDKAIMLFWGMVEKGIEPDVFTITTILNSCSCSGSLENGREIHNYVIENNLESNLSVCNALIDMYTKCGDMKDAQSVFELMPVKDIITWNTMIGGCSKNSLQNVAISLFLRMQEEERIKPDNVTVSCVLPACASLSAFDRGREIHGYVTRNEMGSDPYVANAVIDMYVKCGSIDIARKVFDEMAVRDLFSWTIMIAGYCMHGLGNEAIATLKKMKKGGFRPDEISFISILCGCNHSGLWKEGEKLFEIMRKDYKIEPKMEHYACMADLLARAGKLSDAFRFIKSMPIKPDVSIWRNLLSACGIHRDVKLAEEVAERVFELEPENSEYYVMLASIYADAEKWGVVKKPDEGKNSGRSWIEVKGKVHIFLRDSLSSHNQSRRINAILKGLTKNMKVDGWISKVITKEAKKEVAACGHSEKLAMAFGILSLPPGKTIRVTKNEFKICPDCHEMAKYMSKTVAREIVLRDSNRFHHFKNGICSCRR; this is encoded by the coding sequence ATGGCTACAGTGATGACAACAAATGTATGTATTTCCATTGTCCAACCTTCTTCTTCCTATTTCAACCATCAAAATGCGTCAATTTCCTTCTCGAGAACCTCAAAAATCTCTCGAACTTCTCTCAAATCGCGTCAGATTTCAAGCATTCTCAGCCAAAGCACATGCCAACAACTGAAAAACTACAACAGCGAAATTATCGAATCCTGTAACGCGACTAATCTGAAAACGGCTATGGATTCGCTTCACAGAGCTGAGAAATCCGAGATTGAATTGGAAACTTACTGCTCAATCTTACAGCTCTGCGCGGATATGAACTCGTTGGATAATGGAAGGAAAGTTCATTACCACATCGATTATCAAGGTATGAATCTCACTGGAATCTTAGGATCTAAACTCGTTTTCATGTATGTTAAATGCGGAGATTTAAGAGAAGGTAGACGAATTCTTGACCTAATCGATAGCAAGAATGTATTCCTTTGGAATCTTCTAATGAACGAGTATGCTAAATCTGGTTATTATACAGAGAGTTTAGTACTTTACAGAAGAATGcttgaaattggaattgaaccTGATTCTTACACATTCACTTGCGTTTTCAAATGTTTTGCATTCCTTGGTTATGTATTAGAAGGTCAAATTGCTCATGGATTGTTGTTGAAAAAGAAATTTGGATCTTATAATATGGTTTCGAATTCCATCATAGCGTTTTACTTCAAAACTGGAAGAATTGAAAGTGCATGTAAGGTGTTTGATGAAATGTCTAACAGAGATGTTGTAACATGGAATTCTATGATAAGTGGTTACGTTACGAATAATCTTCCTTACGAAGGACTGAAGATTTTCAATCAAATGTTCTCcgttggaattgaaattgatctTGCTACGATGATTAACGCACTCGCAGCTTGTGCAGACGTCGGTTTATGTTCTTTTGGTAGTGTTCTTCATTGTTATGGTGTAAAAACCGGGATAATTCAAGATACATTGTTCTGCAACAGTTTGCTTGATATGTATTCGAAATCAGGGGAAACTGATAATGCGATTCGAGTTTTTGAGGGTATTGGTGAAAGATGTGTCGTGTCGTGGACATCGATGATTGCTGGATATGCTCGGGAAGGTTTGTCTGATAAGGCGATTATGTTGTTCTGGGGAATGGTTGAGAAAGGAATTGAACCGGATGTGTTCACTATTACAACCATTCTTAACTCGTGTTCTTGTAGCGGATCGTTGGAAAATGGAAGGGAAATACACAATTACGTTATTGAAAACAATCTCGAATCGAATTTATCAGTATGTAACGCTCTAATCGACATGTATACGAAATGCGGGGACATGAAAGACGCTCAATCTGTTTTCGAACTCATGCCTGTAAAAGACATAATCACATGGAACACTATGATCGGGGGTTGTTCTAAGAATTCTCTCCAGAACGTAGCGATTTCTTTGTTCCTCCGAATGCAGGAGGAAGAACGAATAAAGCCCGATAACGTAACAGTTAGCTGCGTTCTTCCTGCTTGTGCGAGTCTATCGGCGTTCGATAGAGGCCGGGAGATTCATGGATATGTGACGAGAAACGAGATGGGTTCCGATCCATACGTTGCAAACGCAGTTATTGATATGTATGTGAAATGCGGGTCCATCGATATAGCACGCAAAGTGTTCGACGAAATGGCTGTGCGAGATTTATTCTCGTGGACTATCATGATAGCTGGATATTGCATGCATGGTTTGGGGAATGAAGCTATAGCGACgttaaagaaaatgaagaaaggCGGTTTTAGGCCCGATGAAATCTCGTTTATTTCGATTCTATGTGGTTGTAATCATTCGGGATTGTGGAAAGAAGGGGAGAAATTGTTCGAGATCATGAGAAAGGATTACAAAATCGAGCCCAAGATGGAACATTACGCTTGCATGGCAGATCTTCTTGCACGTGCTGGGAAATTATCCGACGCATTTAGGTTCATCAAGAGCATGCCTATAAAACCTGATGTTTCGATATGGAGAAATCTTCTATCCGCATGCGGAATCCATCGCGACGTGAAACTCGCAGAGGAAGTCGCGGAACGTGTTTTCGAATTAGAACCCGAGAATTCGGAATACTACGTTATGCTCGCGAGCATTTACGCGGACGCTGAAAAATGGGGAGTAGTGAAGAAACCGGATGAGGGGAAGAATTCGGGTAGAAGTTGGATTGAAGTTAAAGGAAaagttcatatttttttgagaGATAGTTTATCTAGTCATAATCAATCTAGAAGGATTAATGCGATATTGAAAGGTTTAACAAAGAATATGAAAGTAGACGGTTGGATATCGAAGGTAATTACGAAAGAAGCGAAGAAGGAGGTTGCGGCTTGTGGTCATAGCGAGAAATTGGCGATGGCGTTTGGAATATTGAGTCTTCCTCCGGGGAAAACGATACGCGTGACGAAGAACGAATTTAAGATTTGCCCCGATTGTCATGAGATGGCGAAGTATATGTCGAAAACAGTCGCGAGGGAGATCGTGTTGAGAGATTCTAACCGTTTTCATCATTTTAAGAATGGAATCTGTTCTTGTAGACGTTAA